The following coding sequences are from one Equus caballus isolate H_3958 breed thoroughbred chromosome 27, TB-T2T, whole genome shotgun sequence window:
- the KBTBD11 gene encoding kelch repeat and BTB domain-containing protein 11, with the protein MENPVAPCVLYPGDDHGRGAEPGDGFAHGACGQPGDRSGAAEAPGEGSLQPPDAAGGEGAASPAQTPCSLSASLCFSSGDESPPQSRASAAEGAATSPPSCRSGQRVVETQWEVGSAGAGSPAERASPEEPASLEERRYPEEPASPEESVSLEEPASPEERASPEDPAPPEEPGDPAPLPPGVGPEHGEPDLVIEVSGRRLRAHKAVLAARSDYFRARASRDVLRVQGVGWAALRLLLAYAYSGRMAGVRPENVAEVVAGARRLQLPCAAQRATDAVAPQLSLANCYEVLSAAKRQRLAELRDAAYRFMSDHYLEVLREPAVFGRLSGAERDLLLRRRLRAGRARLLAAALGPAGERAGSRPQSPSGEAEARGEAAVYCLHEAAGEWRELTRLPEGAPARGCGLCVLYNYLFVAGGVGPPGPDGRARPSDQVFCYNPATDRWSTVRPLRQARSQLQLLALDGHLYAVGGECLLSVERYDPRADRWAAVAPLPRGAFAVAHEATTCNGEIYVSGGSLFYRLLKYDPRRDEWQECPCSSSRERSADMVALDGFIYRFDLCGARGDAQAAAGPGGVSVLRYHCLAKQWSRCASHLRPPGAPSGLQPFRCAALDGTIYCVGRAGTWRFVPPQDGEPGADAGAGGSFEPESLRAPWDARGVLFPFVLNLPEKPDRGEEGAA; encoded by the coding sequence ATGGAGAACCCGGTGGCCCCCTGCGTCCTCTACCCAGGGGACGACCACGGCCGCGGGGCTGAGCCCGGGGACGGCTTTGCGCATGGAGCGTGCGGCCAGCCCGGGGACCGGAGCGGCGCTGCCGAGGCTCCGGGAGAGGGCAGCCTGCAGCCGCCGGACGCGGCCGGGGGGGAGGGCGCCGCGTCCCCGGCGCAGACACCCTGCAGTCTCAGCGCGTCCCTGTGCTTCAGCTCCGGGGACGAGTCCCCGCCGCAGTCTCGCGCCTCCGCGGCGGAGGGCGCAGCGACCTCCCCGCCCTCGTGTCGCAGCGGCCAGCGGGTGGTGGAGACGCAGTGGGAAGTCGGCAGCGCGGGCGCCGGGTCCCCGGCGGAGCGCGCGTCGCCGGAAGAGCCCGCGTCCCTGGAAGAGCGCAGATACCCCGAGGAGCCCGCGTCCCCGGAAGAGTCCGTGTCCCTGGAGGAGCCCGCGTCCCCCGAGGAGCGCGCGTCCCCGGAAGACCCCGCGCCCCCCGAGGAGCCCGGGGACCCCGCGCCTCTGCCTCCCGGCGTCGGGCCCGAGCACGGGGAGCCCGACCTGGTCATCGAGGTGTCGGGCCGCCGGCTGCGGGCGCACAAGGCGGTGCTGGCGGCGCGCAGCGACTACTTCCGCGCGCGCGCGTCGCGGGACGTGCTGCGGGTGCAGGGCGTGGGTTGGGCGGCGCTGCGGCTGCTGCTGGCCTACGCGTACAGCGGGCGCATGGCGGGCGTGCGGCCCGAAAACGTGGCCGAGGTGGTGGCCGGCGCGCGCCGCCTGCAGCTGCCCTGCGCCGCGCAGCGCGCCACCGACGCCGTGGCGCCGCAGCTGAGCCTGGCCAACTGCTACGAGGTGCTGAGCGCGGCCAAGCGGCAGCGGCTGGCCGAGCTGCGCGACGCCGCCTACCGCTTCATGAGTGACCACTACCTGGAGGTGCTGCGCGAGCCCGCCGTCTTCGGGCGCCTGTCGGGCGCCGAGCGCGACCTGCTGCTGCGCCGCCGCCTGCGCGCCGGCCGCGCCCGCCTGCTGGCCGCCGCCCTGGGGCCGGCCGGGGAGCGCGCGGGCAGCCGGCCGCAGAGCCCGTCGGGGGAGGCGGAGGCCCGCGGCGAGGCCGCCGTCTACTGCCTCCACGAGGCGGCCGGCGAGTGGCGCGAGCTGACGCGGCTGCCCGAGGGCGCACCGGCACGGGGCTGCGGCCTGTGTGTCCTCTACAACTACCTCTTCGTGGCCGGAGGCGTGGGGCCCCCGGGGCCCGACGGCCGCGCGCGCCCATCCGACCAGGTCTTCTGCTACAACCCGGCCACCGACCGCTGGAGCACCGTGCGGCCGCTGCGCCAGGCGCGCTCGCAGCTGCAGCTGCTGGCCCTGGACGGCCACCTGTACGCCGTGGGCGGCGAGTGCCTGCTCAGCGTGGAGCGCTATGACCCGCGCGCCGACCGCTGGGCCGCCGTGGCCCCGCTGCCCCGGGGCGCCTTCGCCGTGGCGCACGAGGCCACCACCTGCAACGGCGAGATCTACGTGTCCGGGGGCTCGCTCTTCTACCGCCTGCTCAAGTACGACCCGCGGCGCGACGAGTGGCAGGAGTGCCCGTGCAGCAGCAGCCGCGAGCGCTCGGCCGACATGGTGGCCCTGGACGGCTTCATCTACCGCTTCGACCTCTGCGGGGCCCGCGGCGACGCGCAGGCGGCGGCCGGGCCCGGAGGGGTCAGCGTGCTCCGCTACCACTGCCTGGCCAAGCAGTGGAGCCGCTGCGCCTCGCACCTGCGGCCCCCGGGCGCGCCGTCCGGCCTGCAGCCCTTCCGCTGCGCCGCCCTGGACGGCACCATCTACTGCGTGGGCCGCGCCGGCACCTGGCGCTTCGTGCCCCCGCAGGACGGCGAGCCCGGCGCGGAcgcgggcgccggcggcagctTCGAGCCCGAGTCCCTGCGAGCCCCTTGGGACGCCCGGGGCGTGCTCTTCCCTTTCGTCCTCAACTTGCCGGAGAAGCCGGACAGAGGCGAGGAGGGTGCCGCGTAG